Proteins encoded together in one Terriglobia bacterium window:
- the rocF gene encoding arginase encodes MNIRVLGIPLDLGQARRGVDMGPSAVRAAGLNSALRSLGHHVEDAGNIHVRIAEEQHFGEKRAKYLKEIAQTCREAADRIYQTVKDGWFPISLGGDHSIAVGTHAGVSKFFRERRQPIGCIWIDAHADMNTPETSPSGNIHGMPFAASLGFGPKELTRIFNFSPKLRAPNCALIGLRDLDSRERRTLRDSGVHAFTMRDIDEHGLRAVMEKSIAAATNGTAGFVVSLDMDVVDPHEAPGVGTPVRGGITYREAHLIMEMISDTKKMLALEIVEVNPIIDVLNRTAALAVGLAASALGKKIL; translated from the coding sequence ATGAACATTCGAGTCCTTGGAATTCCTCTCGATCTGGGTCAGGCGCGGCGCGGCGTGGACATGGGTCCGTCGGCGGTGCGGGCGGCGGGTTTGAACTCCGCGCTCAGGTCCCTCGGCCACCACGTGGAAGACGCCGGCAACATCCACGTGCGCATTGCCGAAGAGCAGCACTTTGGCGAGAAACGCGCCAAGTATTTGAAAGAAATTGCGCAGACGTGCCGCGAGGCCGCCGATCGCATCTACCAGACGGTTAAAGATGGCTGGTTCCCGATTTCGCTGGGCGGCGACCATTCGATTGCCGTGGGGACGCACGCCGGTGTCTCCAAATTTTTCCGCGAGCGCCGCCAGCCGATTGGCTGCATCTGGATTGACGCGCACGCCGACATGAACACGCCGGAAACCAGCCCCAGCGGCAACATCCATGGCATGCCCTTTGCCGCGTCGCTCGGGTTCGGGCCGAAGGAATTGACCCGCATCTTTAACTTCTCGCCCAAGCTGCGGGCCCCAAACTGCGCCCTGATTGGATTGCGCGACCTCGACAGCCGCGAGCGCCGCACCTTGAGGGATTCCGGCGTGCACGCCTTCACCATGCGCGATATTGATGAACACGGACTGCGCGCGGTGATGGAAAAAAGCATTGCGGCCGCCACCAACGGCACGGCTGGCTTTGTGGTATCACTGGATATGGACGTGGTCGATCCTCACGAGGCTCCCGGCGTGGGCACGCCGGTGCGCGGCGGGATTACCTACCGGGAAGCCCATTTGATCATGGAGATGATTTCGGATACGAAGAAGATGCTGGCGCTCGAGATCGTGGAAGTGAATCCCATCATCGACGTCCTCAATCGGACGGCGGCCCTGGCGGTAGGCCTGGCAGCATCGGCTCTGGGAAAGAAAATCCTGTGA
- a CDS encoding D-alanine--D-alanine ligase family protein → MKRRIRVGVLFGGRSGEHEVSLVSAASVIRALDPAKYQVVPIGINREGQWRLGSQALKLLPDVLDKGTAVIPSIDPQGPKLVPLDEARHPRARPQLDVVFPVLHGTFGEDGTIQGLLELAGIPYVGAGVLGSAAGMDKDVMKRLFRDAGLPVVEWLMVLRGEWKHNPARLRKMIETKLGYPLFVKPANLGSSVGISKVRGRAELAAALNLAAAYDRKVIVEKGLDAREIECSVLGNDQPEASVPGEIIPVNEFYDYEAKYVKEGSEIVIPAKLARAEASWVQHLALGAFRAVDCAGMARVDFLLDRSSGKLFVNEINTIPGFTPISMYPKMWEASGLPYRELLDRLIQLAFERQREKEQTRYDYGS, encoded by the coding sequence GTGAAAAGACGAATTCGAGTGGGTGTCCTGTTTGGCGGGCGCTCCGGCGAGCATGAGGTTTCGCTCGTCTCTGCCGCTTCCGTCATCCGGGCGCTCGACCCGGCAAAATACCAGGTCGTGCCCATCGGTATCAACCGCGAAGGGCAATGGCGCCTCGGCTCCCAAGCCCTTAAGCTGCTGCCCGATGTTCTCGACAAGGGCACGGCGGTGATCCCTTCGATTGATCCGCAGGGACCGAAACTTGTTCCATTGGATGAAGCTCGGCACCCCAGGGCCCGGCCGCAGCTCGACGTCGTTTTCCCCGTCCTGCACGGAACGTTTGGCGAAGACGGCACCATCCAGGGCCTGCTGGAGCTTGCCGGAATTCCCTACGTAGGCGCGGGAGTGCTGGGCTCCGCCGCCGGCATGGACAAAGACGTGATGAAGCGGCTGTTCCGCGACGCCGGCCTTCCCGTGGTGGAATGGCTGATGGTTTTGCGTGGAGAGTGGAAACACAATCCAGCACGGCTGCGCAAGATGATTGAAACCAAGCTCGGCTATCCGCTGTTCGTGAAGCCGGCAAACCTGGGATCTTCAGTGGGCATCAGCAAGGTTCGCGGCCGCGCGGAACTGGCCGCAGCGCTCAACCTGGCAGCCGCCTACGACCGCAAGGTGATTGTGGAAAAAGGCCTCGACGCGCGCGAGATTGAATGCTCGGTGCTGGGGAACGACCAGCCGGAAGCCTCCGTGCCGGGAGAAATCATTCCGGTGAACGAGTTCTACGATTACGAAGCGAAGTACGTGAAGGAAGGCTCGGAGATCGTCATCCCGGCAAAGCTCGCGCGCGCCGAGGCGAGCTGGGTGCAACATCTCGCGCTGGGCGCGTTCCGCGCCGTGGATTGCGCCGGCATGGCGCGCGTGGATTTTCTGCTCGACCGCTCGAGCGGCAAATTGTTTGTGAATGAGATCAACACCATTCCGGGGTTCACGCCCATCAGCATGTATCCCAAGATGTGGGAGGCCAGCGGCCTGCCCTATCGGGAGCTGCTCGACCGGCTCATCCAGCTTGCCTTTGAACGCCAGCGCGAAAAAGAACAGACGCGCTACGATTACGGCAGTTAG
- a CDS encoding TetR/AcrR family transcriptional regulator, translating to MRKRAALRSTASTPESRTIILRAAEHIFAERGLAGARMDAIASAAGVNKALIYYYFKSKDALYLAVVEQHLKEFHRQALQLLTSQRSVKDKVLDYVSMHFDFIAARTDYPRIFHRFMMADSRPFMRIRKKYFSPVVRKFQSVIAQGIRSGELAAADSAHTAISLVALTVFYFSAAPVLKAAGIIEDPYRKSQLARRKEEVLNFVRRAVFANRGAGPK from the coding sequence ATGCGGAAAAGAGCAGCACTTCGGAGCACGGCCAGCACGCCGGAATCCCGCACCATCATCCTGCGCGCCGCAGAGCACATCTTCGCCGAGCGGGGACTGGCCGGCGCGCGCATGGACGCCATCGCCAGCGCCGCCGGCGTCAACAAGGCCCTCATTTATTACTACTTCAAAAGCAAGGACGCGCTCTACCTGGCCGTCGTCGAGCAACACTTGAAGGAATTTCACCGCCAGGCGCTGCAGCTCCTGACCAGCCAGCGAAGCGTAAAGGACAAGGTCCTTGACTACGTGAGCATGCACTTTGATTTCATCGCCGCACGCACAGATTATCCCAGGATTTTCCACCGGTTCATGATGGCCGACTCGCGGCCCTTTATGCGAATCAGGAAAAAATACTTTTCGCCGGTGGTAAGGAAGTTTCAGTCGGTGATCGCCCAGGGCATCCGCAGCGGCGAACTTGCCGCGGCCGACAGCGCGCACACGGCCATCTCGCTGGTGGCGCTGACAGTCTTCTATTTTTCGGCGGCGCCGGTGCTGAAAGCCGCCGGAATCATCGAAGATCCTTACCGTAAATCCCAACTGGCCAGAAGAAAAGAAGAGGTGCTCAATTTCGTCCGGCGGGCGGTATTCGCGAATCGAGGGGCAGGTCCCAAATGA
- a CDS encoding efflux RND transporter periplasmic adaptor subunit, which produces MTRKLFLVILGLVVAASIAVYVITRPSSQGLVLTGLVDVDAVTVSSQISGRLQQVLVNEGDSVTQGQLLATIVPKELQADQSYYASTMKSANAQVGAARASLQFQELQTRDQIRQAEANLSATEAQLKQAQANLDLARQNSTRTEGLFKQQIVSQQQQDQAEATLHTAQANVESLEKQVQAARAAVALARSNAEQVTMRERQLASNQHQFRAAQAQDQAAQARLDYTEIRSPIRGLVTLRAALTGEVVNPAQPIVVLYDPDKLWVRADVPETDIHLIRIGERLPVRFPGGFERTGTVYLRGVDAEYATQRDVSRTKRDIKTFEVRLRVDNSDRRLAPGLTAFVTVPINGGQ; this is translated from the coding sequence ATGACGCGGAAGCTTTTTCTTGTGATTCTCGGCCTGGTGGTCGCGGCCAGCATCGCCGTTTATGTCATCACGCGCCCGTCGTCACAGGGCCTGGTCCTCACCGGCCTGGTGGATGTGGACGCGGTCACCGTCAGCTCGCAGATTTCCGGGCGGCTGCAGCAGGTGCTGGTGAATGAAGGCGACAGTGTGACCCAGGGGCAGTTGCTGGCAACCATCGTGCCCAAAGAGTTGCAGGCGGACCAGTCTTATTACGCCTCCACGATGAAGAGCGCAAACGCGCAGGTGGGCGCGGCGCGCGCCTCGCTGCAATTTCAGGAACTTCAGACGCGCGACCAGATTCGCCAGGCTGAGGCCAATCTCTCCGCGACCGAAGCGCAATTGAAGCAGGCCCAGGCCAATCTGGACCTCGCGCGGCAGAATTCTACGCGCACGGAAGGACTGTTCAAACAGCAGATCGTTTCGCAGCAGCAGCAGGACCAGGCCGAGGCCACCCTGCACACGGCGCAGGCGAACGTGGAATCGCTCGAGAAGCAGGTGCAGGCGGCGCGCGCAGCGGTGGCCCTGGCCCGTTCCAACGCCGAGCAGGTCACCATGCGCGAACGCCAGCTTGCCAGCAATCAGCACCAGTTTCGGGCGGCGCAGGCGCAGGACCAGGCCGCCCAGGCGCGCCTGGATTACACGGAAATCCGCTCGCCCATCCGCGGGCTGGTGACGCTGCGGGCGGCGCTGACGGGCGAAGTGGTGAATCCTGCCCAGCCCATCGTGGTGCTTTATGATCCGGACAAACTCTGGGTGCGCGCGGACGTGCCGGAGACGGACATCCATCTCATCCGCATCGGCGAGCGGCTGCCGGTACGCTTCCCCGGCGGGTTCGAGCGCACAGGGACCGTCTATTTGCGCGGGGTAGACGCCGAATATGCCACGCAGCGCGACGTCAGCCGCACCAAACGCGACATCAAGACCTTCGAGGTCCGGTTGCGCGTGGATAACAGCGACCGCCGGCTCGCGCCCGGACTCACGGCCTTTGTCACCGTGCCCATCAACGGCGGGCAGTAG